In a single window of the Candidatus Eisenbacteria bacterium genome:
- a CDS encoding archaeosortase/exosortase family protein, protein TLDSLRFVVRWFGLPGGVDGTLFHLGPSQVEIVGECTPLMPVLVLVAAIAAYPASWRLQLLGVAAGAALLWLFNLFRIGSLMAILAWHPKSFDFVHMYLWQTVTLFVVLLIFLYWTRFQRPYEAVAA, encoded by the coding sequence ACCCTCGACAGCCTGCGCTTCGTCGTTCGGTGGTTCGGGCTTCCCGGCGGGGTCGACGGCACCTTGTTTCATCTGGGGCCGAGCCAGGTCGAGATCGTCGGTGAGTGCACGCCCCTCATGCCGGTGCTGGTCTTGGTGGCCGCGATCGCGGCCTATCCCGCGTCGTGGCGGCTTCAGCTGCTCGGAGTCGCTGCAGGCGCCGCGCTGCTCTGGCTCTTCAACTTGTTCCGGATCGGGAGCCTGATGGCGATCCTCGCCTGGCATCCCAAGAGCTTCGACTTCGTCCACATGTATCTGTGGCAGACCGTCACCTTGTTCGTGGTGCTGCTGATCTTCCTCTACTGGACGCGGTTCCAGCGCCCGTACGAGGCGGTGGCGGCATGA
- a CDS encoding FAD-dependent oxidoreductase — MKFPYIVVGGGLAAAGAIEGIREHDRDSPILLMSRENHRPYQRPALSKDLWFGKTTLDKIPYHDETFYTEKHVEVALRREAVELDPEKRRVWDDHGTMHEYGRLLLATGGFPRRMNIPGGDSASISYYRYLEDYLTLRERIDRLGHILVIGGGFIGMEIAAALRHAGKDVTLLYPEPWPLARVLPRDLGSFVADYYRQQGVEAVSEETVVRFEDHGPEITAYTASGNMVTTQLVVAGIGITPTVDLAEAAGLEVGNGIEVDEHGRTSDPYIYAAGDVAEFPYLALDRRTRIEHWDHAIQHGKAAGANMAGANKPYDHLPFFYSDLFDLGWEAVGEIDSELETHAVWKQEYREGIVYYLRDEVVRGVLLWNTWNAVDWARGLIREAKTLTREEREAAVPA; from the coding sequence ATGAAGTTTCCCTACATCGTCGTCGGTGGGGGACTGGCCGCCGCCGGAGCGATCGAAGGCATTCGCGAGCACGATCGCGACAGTCCCATCCTGCTGATGTCGCGCGAGAACCATCGCCCGTACCAGCGGCCGGCCCTGTCCAAGGACCTGTGGTTCGGCAAGACCACGCTCGACAAGATTCCCTACCACGACGAGACGTTCTACACGGAGAAGCACGTCGAGGTCGCGCTGCGCCGCGAGGCGGTCGAGCTCGATCCCGAGAAACGCCGGGTGTGGGACGACCACGGGACCATGCACGAGTACGGCCGGCTGCTGCTCGCGACCGGCGGCTTCCCGCGGCGCATGAACATTCCGGGAGGCGACAGCGCATCGATCAGCTATTACCGCTACCTCGAGGACTACCTCACGCTGCGGGAGCGCATCGACCGGCTCGGGCACATCCTGGTGATCGGCGGCGGCTTCATCGGCATGGAGATCGCGGCCGCGCTGCGCCACGCGGGCAAGGACGTCACGCTGCTCTACCCCGAGCCCTGGCCGCTTGCCCGGGTCCTGCCTCGCGACCTCGGGTCATTCGTCGCGGATTACTACCGCCAGCAGGGTGTCGAGGCCGTGTCCGAAGAGACCGTGGTGAGGTTCGAGGACCACGGCCCGGAGATCACCGCCTACACCGCGTCGGGAAACATGGTGACCACGCAGCTCGTCGTGGCCGGCATCGGCATCACGCCGACCGTGGATCTCGCCGAAGCCGCAGGGCTCGAAGTGGGCAACGGCATCGAGGTGGACGAGCACGGGCGCACCAGCGATCCCTACATCTACGCGGCGGGCGACGTGGCCGAGTTCCCCTACCTTGCGCTCGACCGCCGCACGCGCATCGAACACTGGGACCACGCCATCCAGCACGGCAAGGCGGCGGGCGCGAACATGGCCGGTGCGAACAAGCCGTACGATCACCTGCCGTTCTTTTACTCCGACTTGTTCGATCTCGGATGGGAAGCGGTGGGCGAGATCGACTCGGAGCTCGAGACTCACGCGGTGTGGAAGCAGGAGTACCGGGAGGGAATCGTCTACTACCTGCGCGACGAGGTGGTGCGCGGCGTGCTCCTGTGGAACACCTGGAACGCCGTCGACTGGGCCCGCGGTTTGATCCGTGAGGCGAAGACGCTGACTCGCGAGGAGCGCGAAGCGGCGGTTCCTGCCTAG
- a CDS encoding MATE family efflux transporter — MTTLPAGVTRPIGSALFHLALPVLASQLLRLGYQWVDALWVQPLGVEATAAVTTSIFVMWWVYSLNDVLAIGVTAYVSQLLGAGERRRAGVAAFHGLRGSALLGLVGTLLGLFGASAVFSLMTPEPSLIHTGSRYLGILLAFAPLPMVGFTCESVMRASGDTRTPFFVDLCAVGLNAVLAPFLIFGWGPFPALGVDGAAWATVIAWALMVATYLVMGLRGHRALPLAVRAEGAPIRLRGMVRVGIPAAIIGMMFSVVYIVFVRAASHFGSAAVAVVGMVNRIEGLQFITSLAIGTAGAALVGQNLGAGRPDRADQVIRTGLRWNLWISGSLTVLLTIFPTTFLHLFTHDAEALRLGVPYLRIINLCLIVNGMEIVVAESILGSGHTRTISWIFGAFSLLRIPLALWSPAWGLGVLGIAWIITGTCLVRGIIIVAWASRGTWKSGLQHELRHREAAAGSPPSA; from the coding sequence TTGACCACACTGCCTGCGGGCGTCACCCGGCCGATCGGTTCGGCGCTGTTTCACTTGGCGCTGCCGGTGCTGGCGTCGCAGCTCCTGCGCCTGGGCTACCAGTGGGTGGACGCGCTGTGGGTCCAGCCGCTCGGCGTCGAGGCCACCGCGGCGGTCACCACCTCGATCTTCGTGATGTGGTGGGTCTACTCGCTGAACGACGTGCTGGCGATCGGGGTCACCGCTTACGTCAGCCAGCTCCTCGGCGCCGGAGAGCGGCGTCGCGCCGGCGTGGCCGCGTTCCATGGACTGCGCGGCTCGGCACTGCTGGGACTCGTGGGCACGCTGCTCGGACTCTTCGGCGCTTCCGCGGTGTTCTCGCTGATGACGCCGGAGCCTTCGCTGATCCATACCGGCAGCCGGTACCTCGGAATCCTGCTCGCCTTCGCTCCGCTGCCGATGGTGGGCTTCACCTGCGAGTCGGTCATGCGAGCGTCCGGCGACACGCGCACCCCGTTCTTCGTGGACTTGTGCGCGGTGGGGCTCAACGCGGTGCTCGCTCCGTTCCTGATCTTCGGCTGGGGTCCGTTCCCGGCACTGGGCGTCGATGGCGCCGCGTGGGCCACCGTCATCGCCTGGGCCCTCATGGTCGCGACCTACCTGGTGATGGGGCTTCGCGGACACCGCGCCCTCCCGCTCGCGGTGCGGGCCGAAGGAGCCCCGATCCGTCTGCGCGGCATGGTTCGCGTCGGCATTCCGGCGGCGATCATCGGAATGATGTTCTCGGTGGTCTACATCGTGTTCGTGCGCGCGGCTTCCCACTTCGGATCCGCGGCGGTCGCGGTGGTCGGCATGGTCAACCGGATCGAGGGCCTCCAGTTCATCACGTCGCTGGCCATCGGCACCGCGGGTGCAGCGCTGGTGGGACAGAACCTCGGCGCCGGCCGCCCGGATCGCGCCGACCAGGTGATCCGCACCGGGCTGCGCTGGAATCTGTGGATCTCGGGCTCGCTCACCGTGCTCCTGACGATCTTTCCCACCACGTTCCTCCACCTCTTCACTCATGACGCCGAGGCGCTGCGTCTCGGGGTTCCTTATCTCCGCATCATCAACCTGTGCCTGATCGTGAACGGGATGGAGATCGTGGTCGCGGAATCCATCCTGGGTTCGGGGCACACCCGCACGATCTCCTGGATCTTCGGCGCCTTCTCCCTGCTCCGCATCCCGCTCGCCTTGTGGTCGCCGGCGTGGGGACTGGGTGTTCTCGGGATCGCGTGGATCATCACCGGAACATGCCTGGTGCGGGGGATCATCATCGTGGCCTGGGCCTCGCGCGGCACGTGGAAGTCGGGACTGCAGCACGAGCTGCGGCACCGAGAGGCGGCGGCGGGATCGCCGCCCTCGGCGTGA
- a CDS encoding cyclic nucleotide-binding domain-containing protein produces MGAARHRDGLLTMEETLTIIERTAFLKGTDMFSSIPTETLAQLAGRGRELHVEAGETIFREGDVNSGAYLVVEGLVEMRKGRALDGVRTPGQGFGELSLGEGEPHTFTAVASEHTHVLNVSNEALFDTMLDYPEVGVGMVRAIGKRVSELVQRVHDLEGQIAHLAATLRRSGVEPPIYTSGAYRRPTI; encoded by the coding sequence GTGGGCGCGGCTCGCCATCGCGACGGGCTCCTGACCATGGAAGAGACGCTGACCATTATCGAACGAACGGCATTCCTCAAGGGCACGGACATGTTCTCCAGCATTCCGACCGAGACGCTGGCGCAGCTGGCCGGCCGCGGCCGGGAGCTCCACGTCGAGGCGGGGGAGACCATCTTCCGCGAGGGCGACGTGAACAGCGGCGCCTACCTGGTGGTGGAGGGCCTGGTCGAGATGCGCAAGGGGCGCGCGCTCGATGGTGTGCGCACGCCGGGCCAGGGCTTCGGCGAGCTGTCGCTGGGTGAGGGGGAGCCTCATACCTTCACCGCCGTGGCGAGCGAGCATACTCACGTGCTCAACGTGTCCAACGAAGCGCTGTTCGACACCATGCTCGACTACCCAGAAGTGGGCGTCGGCATGGTGCGCGCGATCGGCAAGCGCGTGAGCGAGCTGGTCCAGCGCGTCCACGACCTCGAAGGCCAGATTGCGCACCTCGCAGCCACGCTCCGGCGCTCGGGAGTCGAGCCCCCGATCTACACGAGCGGCGCCTACCGGCGTCCGACGATCTAG
- a CDS encoding Npt1/Npt2 family nucleotide transporter, whose translation MSNTLFAGLAARLDLKPDELKRALGLGLMLGGVIGSYTLAKTVRDAHFLSELPVSVLPWVYIGVGVLSAFASGLLARVTRRAATWESLAVMSLLAAISLAAFGQLFRIQASWVPVTFYLWSNVYGLIVVSQFWLFANSVSNPREARRTFSFVGLGGILGGLVGGLIAAPLAHVWSLTSLLNAAAVLQALVVLLVRVGRSKAAQLETEEPAPEEPVKNPVVHPYVRWLALAALCSVMVTGVLDYQFKAQMQRHFTRAEEYVSFLGMFYTLTNLAAFGLQALGTRWMIQRLGASWSSLLLPAGLGVTTTLTLLIPSFATVAAARLWDQVTRLSVSQSVGELFYFPLDPALRRRAKSFIGSGLERLGDGFSGALILVAGFTLGATSWNLALLLAVLLLIWIFAWLRIRRGYVAELGVNLRRMNLGPQNSRVSLREAGILREMEHLLESRYERVVIQGIELLEENAPERIEARLDQLLDHSSGQVRARALHYVRIHRLDRFSAKVDQLIHDQDPEAQVQALSAHCAFSATDLFGPLVEYLESGNPRVRIAAILCLVEQAPPESEARLRDILENLLASGDSSIRCAVAEGLGRRPGPSELHEMLGRLLADPDLATRRAALRSAGKAGRRTHIPILIDAMGTRITEDAARTALVSLGDRVVGTLGDYLNDSTVPLDVRHAIPRALAEIPTQDSVNALFRCRDASDNRLAYRVLKASNRLRVSGARVTFPRALVTEDIERDVGSYLFALIHVRAVPGHGTIADRLLATALRERIDQAMNRVFRRLALIYSAQNMAAAYQGITSSHPRSKANAVEYLENALAVEHRALILPLMEERAESERIRLAETRYAIRPGGYEHTLEQILTSDDAWLRACALFVAGSRKERSLLPLVESNLSTLNALVRETASWARLAIATGS comes from the coding sequence GTGAGCAACACCCTCTTCGCCGGCCTGGCGGCACGCCTCGACCTCAAGCCGGACGAGCTCAAGCGGGCTCTGGGTCTCGGGCTGATGCTGGGCGGCGTGATCGGCTCGTACACGCTGGCCAAGACGGTCCGCGACGCTCACTTCCTGAGCGAGCTGCCGGTCTCGGTGCTCCCCTGGGTCTACATCGGCGTGGGGGTGCTGAGCGCTTTCGCCTCGGGGCTCCTGGCGCGCGTCACTCGTCGCGCCGCGACCTGGGAATCGCTGGCCGTGATGTCGCTGCTGGCGGCGATCTCGCTCGCCGCCTTCGGGCAGCTCTTCCGCATTCAGGCCTCGTGGGTGCCGGTGACGTTCTACCTCTGGAGCAACGTCTACGGGCTGATCGTGGTGTCGCAGTTCTGGCTGTTCGCCAACAGCGTCTCCAACCCCCGAGAGGCTCGCCGCACCTTCAGCTTCGTCGGGCTCGGCGGCATCCTCGGGGGCCTCGTGGGCGGCCTCATCGCCGCGCCGCTCGCCCACGTCTGGTCGCTGACATCGCTGCTCAATGCCGCGGCCGTGCTCCAGGCGCTGGTGGTGCTGCTGGTGCGCGTGGGCAGGAGCAAAGCCGCGCAGCTGGAGACCGAAGAGCCGGCGCCGGAAGAGCCGGTCAAGAACCCGGTCGTCCACCCTTACGTGCGCTGGCTGGCACTCGCCGCGCTTTGCTCCGTGATGGTCACCGGAGTGCTGGACTACCAGTTCAAGGCGCAGATGCAGCGCCACTTCACGCGGGCCGAGGAATACGTGTCCTTCCTCGGCATGTTCTACACCCTCACCAATCTGGCGGCGTTCGGGCTTCAGGCGCTCGGCACGCGCTGGATGATCCAGCGCCTGGGGGCGTCATGGTCCTCGCTGCTGCTTCCTGCCGGGCTCGGTGTCACGACCACGCTCACTTTGCTGATCCCGAGCTTCGCGACGGTCGCGGCCGCCCGTTTGTGGGACCAGGTGACGCGGCTGTCGGTGAGCCAGTCGGTCGGCGAGCTGTTCTACTTCCCGCTCGATCCTGCGCTGCGGCGGCGGGCAAAGTCGTTCATCGGCAGCGGACTCGAGCGCCTCGGCGACGGGTTCAGCGGGGCCTTGATCCTGGTCGCCGGGTTCACCCTGGGCGCCACCAGCTGGAACCTGGCGCTGCTGCTCGCCGTGCTGCTCCTGATCTGGATCTTCGCGTGGCTGAGGATTCGCCGCGGGTACGTGGCCGAGCTCGGAGTCAATCTCCGGCGCATGAACCTCGGGCCACAGAACAGCCGGGTCTCGCTGCGCGAGGCCGGCATCCTCCGCGAAATGGAGCATCTGCTCGAGAGCCGCTACGAGCGGGTGGTCATTCAAGGCATCGAGCTGCTCGAAGAGAACGCGCCCGAGCGGATCGAGGCGCGTCTCGACCAGCTCCTCGATCACTCTTCGGGACAGGTGCGGGCACGCGCGCTCCACTACGTTCGCATCCACCGGCTCGACCGGTTCTCGGCCAAGGTGGATCAGCTGATTCACGACCAGGATCCGGAAGCGCAGGTCCAGGCCTTGAGCGCTCACTGCGCCTTCTCGGCGACCGATCTGTTCGGACCGCTGGTCGAATACCTGGAGTCGGGCAATCCGCGCGTGCGGATCGCGGCCATCCTCTGTCTGGTGGAGCAGGCGCCACCCGAGTCCGAGGCGAGGCTCCGGGACATCCTCGAAAACCTGCTGGCGTCCGGCGATTCCTCGATCCGGTGTGCGGTCGCCGAGGGCCTCGGCCGGCGACCGGGCCCGAGCGAGCTGCACGAGATGCTGGGACGTCTGCTCGCCGATCCCGATCTCGCCACGAGGCGGGCCGCGCTCCGAAGCGCCGGCAAGGCGGGCCGGCGCACTCACATTCCGATCCTGATCGACGCGATGGGTACGCGGATCACCGAGGACGCGGCGCGGACCGCTCTGGTGTCGCTGGGAGACCGCGTGGTAGGAACGCTCGGCGACTACCTCAACGACTCCACGGTCCCGCTCGACGTCCGCCACGCGATCCCCAGAGCGCTGGCCGAGATTCCCACTCAGGACTCGGTCAACGCCCTGTTCCGCTGTCGCGACGCCTCCGACAACCGCCTTGCGTACCGGGTCCTCAAAGCCTCGAATCGGCTCCGCGTCTCGGGTGCGCGCGTCACGTTCCCCCGCGCTCTGGTGACGGAGGACATCGAGCGCGACGTCGGCAGCTACCTGTTCGCGCTCATCCATGTCCGCGCCGTTCCCGGGCACGGAACGATCGCGGACCGGCTGTTGGCGACCGCGCTCCGCGAGCGCATCGATCAGGCGATGAACCGCGTGTTCCGCAGGCTCGCGCTCATCTATTCAGCGCAGAACATGGCCGCGGCGTACCAGGGGATCACGTCGTCCCATCCGCGCTCGAAGGCGAACGCCGTCGAATACCTGGAGAACGCCCTCGCGGTCGAGCATCGCGCGCTCATCCTGCCGCTGATGGAAGAGCGCGCCGAGTCCGAGCGCATCCGGCTGGCCGAGACTCGCTACGCCATTCGCCCGGGCGGATACGAGCACACGCTGGAGCAGATCCTGACGTCGGACGACGCATGGCTTCGCGCCTGCGCACTGTTCGTGGCGGGATCGCGCAAGGAACGTTCACTGCTTCCTCTCGTGGAATCGAACCTCTCCACCCTCAACGCGCTGGTGCGCGAGACCGCGTCGTGGGCGCGGCTCGCCATCGCGACGGGCTCCTGA